Proteins found in one Bacillus subtilis subsp. subtilis str. 168 genomic segment:
- the liaI gene encoding membrane anchor for the phage-shock protein A homolog LiaH (Evidence 1a: Function from experimental evidences in the studied strain; PubMedId: 15273097, 15849754, 16816187, 16850406, 22720735, 24666271, 28546427; Product type s: structure): MKINKKTIGGFLLIVFGISVFFGGGSFGFIIPLAIGSLMTYAGIKRFAAGKTITGIIVGGIGAIMLICSLPFVVGIALAAAMVYYGWKLMKNGSADNGVSSFDPEPASAAYQSHFDDEWEEFLKKK, translated from the coding sequence ATGAAAATAAACAAGAAAACAATAGGCGGATTCTTATTAATTGTATTTGGGATCTCCGTCTTTTTTGGAGGAGGAAGCTTCGGCTTTATCATCCCGCTCGCCATCGGGAGCTTGATGACATACGCAGGAATCAAAAGGTTTGCCGCGGGAAAAACCATCACGGGAATCATCGTGGGCGGTATCGGAGCCATTATGCTCATCTGCTCACTTCCGTTTGTCGTCGGAATCGCATTGGCGGCCGCTATGGTGTATTACGGCTGGAAGCTGATGAAAAACGGATCAGCTGATAACGGTGTATCATCTTTTGATCCTGAACCGGCTTCTGCTGCCTACCAATCTCACTTTGA